The proteins below come from a single Kosakonia sp. SMBL-WEM22 genomic window:
- a CDS encoding SMP-30/gluconolactonase/LRE family protein, which translates to MPEGYDMRRIAEVRAGLGESPVWDDQKGVLYFVDITGGRIHVLLQNGRTETVYKSAAHIGALALTDKGNLIFTENSAVAMLELQDGDVSLISPAVHDGTGCRFNDGACDPQGRFISGLMHEGPDRNPGALYRFGSSGDVCLIQQGIALPNGIAWSEDGNTFYFVDSIACSIFKATYRAHGKPAHVRLFARTPAGRGRPDGIALDKEGGLWVCQFNGGCLLRYDRKGYLSNHVTMPVPRPTSCCFGGDELGTLFITTARFAMTDSELFQYPDAGDLYAITPEISGNSRYRFKE; encoded by the coding sequence ATGCCTGAAGGTTACGATATGCGTCGCATCGCAGAGGTGCGCGCCGGACTGGGCGAAAGCCCTGTTTGGGATGACCAGAAAGGTGTGTTGTATTTCGTGGACATCACTGGCGGAAGGATCCATGTGCTACTGCAGAATGGCAGGACAGAAACCGTTTATAAGTCAGCGGCACATATTGGCGCCCTGGCGCTGACCGACAAAGGCAATCTCATTTTCACAGAAAATTCAGCGGTTGCCATGCTCGAACTGCAAGACGGGGACGTGAGCCTCATCAGTCCGGCTGTTCACGACGGTACAGGATGCCGCTTCAACGATGGTGCCTGCGATCCGCAGGGCCGTTTTATTTCAGGACTTATGCATGAGGGACCGGATCGTAACCCTGGCGCGCTTTACCGTTTTGGCAGCTCAGGTGACGTCTGTTTAATTCAGCAAGGGATCGCTCTGCCTAACGGGATTGCATGGTCGGAAGACGGAAACACCTTCTATTTTGTCGATTCGATCGCCTGCTCGATTTTTAAGGCGACTTACAGGGCGCATGGCAAACCTGCCCATGTCAGACTGTTTGCAAGGACACCCGCCGGACGGGGACGTCCGGATGGCATCGCTCTGGATAAGGAGGGGGGCTTATGGGTCTGTCAGTTCAACGGTGGATGTCTGTTACGCTATGACCGGAAAGGGTATCTTAGCAATCACGTGACAATGCCTGTACCGCGTCCTACCAGCTGCTGCTTCGGTGGGGACGAACTCGGAACGTTATTCATTACCACTGCTCGTTTTGCTATGACTGATTCGGAGTTGTTCCAGTACCCGGACGCCGGAGACCTGTATGCCATTACTCCCGAAATATCGGGCAATTCCAGGTACCGCTTCAAAGAGTGA
- a CDS encoding LysR substrate-binding domain-containing protein, whose product MIENRLLIQFIAVAEELHFNRAAQRLHMAQPPLSQAIRRLEQELGVSLFERTNRSVSLTPAGINFLESAREVLRVLDEGVEKTRRVSQGIEGHLTLTFISIAGYTPLLRALREFRTAYPAITFTMLEATTQEQTEALEQGRADLGFMRTPGRSAPGLRFDTILREPVMLALPATHRLAQCETLHLSAFRSDLFVSAPRHLGQGFHDQLIQLCGAAGFRPHISQQARQLQTLVALVASGFGIALLPASMANETREDVIFRPFRVDAPAGLQHVELLMGWNAHSTSLIRDKLIEKIHKVMALSAD is encoded by the coding sequence TGATAGAAAACCGGCTTCTTATCCAGTTCATTGCCGTTGCAGAAGAATTACATTTCAACCGGGCTGCGCAGCGACTTCATATGGCGCAGCCTCCCCTCAGCCAGGCTATCCGCCGACTTGAACAGGAGCTAGGTGTCTCGCTGTTCGAACGCACGAACCGCAGTGTGTCACTGACGCCTGCCGGAATTAATTTTCTCGAATCAGCGCGTGAAGTGTTACGTGTCCTTGATGAAGGTGTTGAAAAAACCCGCCGCGTGTCACAAGGAATTGAAGGTCATCTCACCCTGACCTTTATCAGCATTGCCGGTTATACCCCCCTTCTGCGTGCGCTGAGAGAATTTCGTACCGCTTATCCGGCAATCACCTTTACGATGCTGGAGGCCACGACTCAGGAGCAGACGGAAGCGCTTGAGCAGGGACGCGCGGATCTTGGATTTATGCGCACGCCCGGCAGGAGCGCACCAGGGCTGCGTTTCGACACTATCTTGCGTGAGCCGGTTATGCTCGCTCTGCCTGCCACACACCGTCTTGCGCAGTGTGAAACCCTTCACCTCTCAGCCTTCCGGAGTGACCTCTTCGTTTCAGCACCACGCCACCTGGGGCAGGGTTTTCACGATCAGCTGATCCAGCTGTGCGGAGCGGCAGGATTCAGGCCCCATATTTCACAACAGGCCCGGCAACTGCAGACACTCGTTGCACTTGTTGCCAGCGGTTTCGGCATTGCATTGCTGCCCGCCTCAATGGCCAATGAGACACGGGAAGACGTGATATTCAGGCCATTCAGGGTCGATGCTCCGGCCGGGCTGCAGCACGTGGAACTGCTGATGGGGTGGAATGCACACTCGACGTCTCTAATCCGGGATAAATTGATCGAAAAGATACACAAAGTTATGGCACTCAGTGCAGATTAA
- a CDS encoding SDR family NAD(P)-dependent oxidoreductase: protein MSNTKPLTDMLLKDKVAIITGAGQGLGRAYAQSLLDNGARVVISDAGTNRSGEGAAEDVIADAARTLCADKGQLLSHSGRLDSEEACRELIELAITRLGKLDILIHNAGWVDYQLIEDQDKEFLERAISISLRAPIWLSKYAWPYLKRSSSPRIVLNTSDRAMFQHYAQPGLVAYAAGKMAQIGVMNALSLEGEQHGILVNAVSPVARTRMWGTTQPPADLKPEWVAPGVLYLSSPLCQDTGYILRASNGQFTATRFCENPGVVYPTDLKRVECESVTDVARLWQQIKEV from the coding sequence ATGAGCAACACAAAACCGCTTACAGATATGCTTCTGAAAGATAAGGTCGCCATCATCACCGGCGCAGGACAAGGCCTGGGACGCGCATACGCGCAGTCGTTGCTGGATAATGGTGCGCGGGTTGTCATCAGCGACGCCGGCACCAACCGGTCTGGTGAAGGTGCCGCTGAGGATGTGATAGCAGACGCTGCCCGCACCCTGTGCGCCGACAAGGGGCAACTGCTTTCACACAGTGGACGCCTGGACAGTGAGGAGGCGTGCAGGGAGCTTATAGAACTGGCTATTACCCGGTTAGGTAAACTGGACATACTGATTCATAACGCAGGCTGGGTGGACTATCAGCTTATCGAAGACCAGGATAAGGAGTTCCTTGAGCGTGCCATCAGTATCAGTCTTCGTGCGCCGATCTGGCTGAGTAAATATGCATGGCCATACCTTAAACGCTCTTCCTCGCCCAGAATAGTGCTTAATACGTCCGATCGTGCCATGTTTCAACATTATGCCCAGCCCGGCCTCGTGGCTTACGCTGCGGGCAAAATGGCCCAGATAGGGGTCATGAATGCCCTGAGCCTGGAAGGCGAACAACATGGCATTCTTGTGAACGCTGTCTCGCCGGTTGCCAGAACACGAATGTGGGGTACTACACAGCCTCCGGCTGACCTCAAACCGGAGTGGGTAGCGCCTGGCGTCCTTTATCTGTCAAGTCCGCTGTGTCAGGACACTGGCTACATTCTTCGTGCCAGCAATGGCCAGTTCACCGCCACGCGTTTTTGTGAGAATCCAGGCGTTGTTTACCCTACAGACCTGAAGCGTGTCGAGTGTGAAAGCGTGACAGATGTCGCCCGCCTTTGGCAGCAGATAAAAGAGGTCTGA